A single genomic interval of Hevea brasiliensis isolate MT/VB/25A 57/8 chromosome 4, ASM3005281v1, whole genome shotgun sequence harbors:
- the LOC110654082 gene encoding pleiotropic drug resistance protein 1-like isoform X3 codes for MEGGDITSRVSSARLSSSNIWRNTTLEVFSKSSSHIEDDEEALKWAALEKLPTYLRVRRGILTEEEGQSREIDVNSLGLIEKRNLLERLVKIAEQDNEKFLLKLKDRIEKVGLDMPTIEVRFEHLSVETEAYVGSRALPTMFNFSANMFEGFLNYLHVLPSRKKPLSILNDVSGIIKPRRMTLLLGPPSSGKTTLLLALAGKLGKELKFSGRVTCNGHGMGEFVPQRTSAYISQYDLHIGEMTVRETLAFSARCQGVGIGYEMLAELARREKAANIKPDTDIDIYMKAAALEGQEANVVTDYILKILGLEVCADILVGDEMVRGISGGQKKRVTTGEMLVGPARALFMDEISTGLDSSTTFQIVNSLRQSIHILNGTAFVSLLQPAPETYDLFDDIILLSDGQIVYQGPRENVLEFFEYRGFRCPQRKGVADFLQEVTSKKDQEQYWAHKDEPYSFVAVKEFAEAFQSFHVGRKLGDELAIPFDKTKAHPDSLTTKKYGISKKELLKACISREYLLVKRNSFVYIFKMTQLIIMAFVTMTIFLRTEMHRNTETDGGIYLGALFYTIIVTVFNGFSELAMTIMKLPVFYKQRDLLFYPAWAYALPTWILKIPVSFVEVAVWVVMTYYVIGFDPNIGRFFKQYLILLVTSQMASAMFRLTAALGRSVIVANTVGSFALLAVLILGGFIISRDSVKKWWIWGYWFSPMMYVQNGISVNEFLGNSWNHFLPNSTEALGVAFMKSRGLFPEAYWYWIAVGALTGYIFLFNFLFTLALKYLDPFGRPQALISEEAYAEKNAAKTGESIELSSKGKSSLGKSQDANAERGSASQRSASSRTPSTTVSSFSDANQNRKRGMILPFQPLSITFDEVRYAVDMPQEMKAQGITEDRLELLKGVSGAFRPGVLTALMGVSGAGKTTLMDVLAGRKTGGYIDGSISISGYPKKQETFARISGYCEQTDIHSPHVTVYESLLYSAWLRLPPEVDSDTRKMFIEEVMELVELTNLRVALVGLPGVNGLSIEQRKRLTIAVELVANPSIIFMDEPTSGLDARAAAIVMRTVRNTVDTGRTVVCTIHQPSIDIFDAFDELFLLKRGGEEIYVGPVGRHACHLIKYFEDIEGIPKIKDGYNPATWMLEITTAAQEAALGINFSDIYKNSELYRRNKALINELSKPSPGSKDLYFPTQYSQSFFTQCMACLWKQHWSYWRNPPYSAVRLLFTVFIALMFGTIFWNLGSKSTRKQDLFNAMGSMYAAVLFLGFQNSTSVQPVVAIERTVFYRERAAGMYSELPYAFGQVMIELPYILVQTITYGGIVYAMLGFEWTISKFLWYIFIMYFTLAYFTFYGMMTVAITPNHHIAAIVSSFFYGIWNIFSGFIIPRTRIPVWWRWNYWACPIAWTLYGLVASQYGDIKEPLESGETVEHFLRSYFGFRHDFVGIVAIVIVGIAVLFGFIFAFSIKVFNFQHR; via the exons ATGGAAGGTGGCGATATAACCAGTAGAGTGAGTAGTGCTCGTCTAAGTAGTTCTAATATATGGAGGAACACTACCTTGGAAGTTTTCTCCAAGTCTTCTTCTCATATTGAAGATGATGAAGAAGCTCTCAAATGGGCTGCTTTAGAGAAGCTTCCTACTTATTTGCGTGTAAGGAGGGGCATTCTTACCGAAGAAGAAGGTCAATCTAGAGAGATTGATGTAAACAGCCTAGGATTAATAGAAAAAAGGAATCTTCTTGAGAGGCTAGTCAAAATTGCAGAGCAAGATAATGAGAAATTCCTGTTGAAGCTCAAGGACCGCATTGAAAA AGTTGGGCTTGACATGCCAACAATTGAGGTCCGGTTCGAGCATTTAAGTGTTGAAACGGAAGCATATGTTGGAAGCAGAGCATTACCGACAATGTTCAACTTCTCTGCTAACATGTTTGAG ggattcttgaattatCTTCATGTTCTTCCAAGTAGAAAGAAACCATTATCAATCCTCAATGATGTTAGTGGAATTATCAAGCCTCGAAG AATGACGCTGTTGTTAGGCCCACCAAGCTCAGGCAAGACCACGTTACTTTTGGCTTTGGCTGGAAAACTGGGTAAAGAACTAAAA ttttcaGGAAGAGTGACGTGCAATGGACATGGAATGGGAGAGTTTGTACCACAGAGGACATCAGCTTATATAAGTCAATATGATCTCCACATAGGAGAAATGACTGTGAGAGAAACACTGGCTTTCTCTGCAAGATGTCAAGGCGTTGGAATCGGTTATG AAATGTTAGCAGAATTAGCAAGAAGGGAAAAGGCAGCAAATATCAAACCAGACACAGATATTGATATCTACATGAAG GCAGCTGCACTAGAAGGGCAAGAGGCAAATGTTGTTACGGATTATATTCTCAAG ATTTTAGGACTTGAAGTATGTGCTGATATCTTGGTGGGTGATGAAATGGTAAGAGGCATTTCTGGTGGACAAAAGAAACGAGTTACAACAG GGGAGATGCTGGTTGGGCCAGCAAGAGCACTTTTTATGGATGAGATATCAACTGGTTTGGACAGTTCAACTACTTTCCAAATTGTTAACTCACTCAGGCAATCAATCCACATTCTCAATGGAACTGCTTTTGTCTCTCTTCTCCAGCCAGCACCAGAAACATATGATCTTTTTGATGACATAATTCTTCTGTCTGATGGACAAATTGTTTATCAAGGGCCACGCGAAAATGTGCTTGAGTTCTTTGAATACAGGGGATTCAGATGTCCTCAGAGGAAAGGAGTTGCTGACTTTTTACAAGAA GTAACATCAAAGAAAGATCAAGAGCAGTACTGGGCACATAAAGATGAGCCTTATAGCTTTGTTGCAGTGAAGGAATTTGCTGAAGCATTTCAATCATTCCATGTTGGTCGAAAGTTAGGTGATGAACTTGCCATACCATTTGACAAAACCAAAGCTCACCCTGATTCTCTAACAACTAAAAAGTATGGTATCAGCAAGAAGGAACTGTTGAAAGCTTGCATTTCCAGGGAATATTTACTCGTGAAGAGGAACTCGTTTGTATACATTTTCAAGATGACCCAA CTTATTATAATGGCTTTCGTGACAATGACAATATTTCTAAGAACGGAGATGCACCGAAACACAGAAACAGATGGTGGAATTTATTTGGGTGCCCTTTTCTACACAATCATCGTAACTGTGTTCAATGGATTCTCAGAGCTTGCAATGACCATCATGAAACTTCCTGTCTTCTACAAGCAAAGAGACCTTCTCTTCTATCCTGCATGGGCATATGCGCTACCCACATGGATTCTCAAGATCCCTGTTTCCTTTGTAGAAGTTGCTGTATGGGTGGTCATGACATATTATGTTATAGGCTTTGATCCAAACATTGGAAG GTTTTTCAAGCAGTACTTGATACTCCTAGTTACTAGCCAGATGGCATCAGCAATGTTTCGACTGACAGCTGCATTAGGAAGGAGTGTTATTGTTGCTAACACAGTTGGGTCATTTGCATTACTTGCTGTGCTAATTCTTGGTGGATTTATCATATCAAGAG ATAGTGTGAAGAAATGGTGGATATGGGGTTACTGGTTCTCACCAATGATGTATGTGCAGAATGGTATATCTGTGAATGAATTTCTTGGAAACAGTTGGAACCAT TTTCTTCCTAATTCAACAGAGGCATTAGGAGTTGCTTTCATGAAGTCTCGTGGACTTTTCCCTGAAGCATATTGGTATTGGATTGCAGTTGGAGCTTTGACAGGATATATCTTCCTATTCAATTTCCTTTTCACTTTGGCACTAAAATATCTTGATC CATTTGGCAGGCCTCAAGCACTAATATCGGAAGAGGCCTATGCTGAGAAAAATGCTGCCAAAACTGGAGAGTCAATTGAGCTATCATCAAAAGGGAAGAGCTCTCTAGGTAAGTCACAAGACGC CAATGCAGAAAGAGGGAGTGCGAGCCAAAGAAGTGCCTCATCCAGGACACCTTCCACAACAGTGAGCAGCTTTAGTGATGCCAATCAAAACAGGAAACGGGGAATGATTCTACCTTTTCAACCGCTTTCCATCACTTTTGATGAAGTCAGATATGCTGTAGACATGCCACAG GAAATGAAGGCTCAAGGTATTACTGAGGATCGTTTAGAGCTTTTGAAGGGTGTTAGCGGTGCATTTAGGCCAGGAGTCCTAACAGCTCTAATGGGTGTGAGTGGTGCTGGAAAGACCACTCTAATGGATGTCTTGGCTGGAAGAAAAACGGGTGGTTACATTGACGGAAGCATCTCAATATCTGGATATCCAAAGAAGCAAGAAACTTTTGCTCGCATATCAGGATACTGTGAGCAAACTGATATCCATTCCCCACATGTGACTGTCTACGAGTCATTGCTCTATTCTGCATGGCTTCGGCTACCTCCTGAGGTTGATTCTGATACAAGAAAG ATGTTTATTGAGGAAGTCATGGAGCTTGTGGAGCTGACCAATTTAAGAGTAGCACTTGTTGGATTGCCAGGTGTAAATGGCCTATCAATTGAGCAACGCAAAAGGCTGACAATTGCGGTTGAGCTTGTTGCCAACCCATCGATAATCTTTATGGATGAGCCAACCTCTGGTCTTGATGCCAGGGCAGCAGCAATAGTTATGAGAACAGTGAGGAACACAGTGGACACTGGGCGAACTGTTGTGTGCACCATTCACCAGCCAAGCATTGACATATTTGATGCTTTTGATGAG TTATTTTTGTTGAAGAGGGGAGGGGAAGAAATTTATGTGGGTCCAGTTGGTCGACATGCTTGCCACCTGATCAAATATTTTGAG GACATTGAGGGAATTCCGAAGATTAAGGATGGTTATAATCCTGCTACTTGGATGCTGGAAATTACTACTGCAGCACAAGAAGCTGCTCTTGGTATTAACTTCTCTGATATATACAAGAACTCGGAACTATACAG GAGAAACAAGGCGTTGATCAACGAACTAAGCAAACCTTCACCAGGTTCAAAGGATCTATACTTCCCAACTCAATACTCACAGTCCTTCTTTACCCAGTGTATGGCTTGCCTATGGAAGCAGCATTGGTCATACTGGCGAAACCCTCCATACTCTGCAGTGAGACTCTTATTCACAGTATTCATAGCATTGATGTTTGGGACAATATTCTGGAATCTAGGCTCCAAAAG TACCAGAAAACAAGACCTCTTTAATGCAATGGGTTCCATGTATGCTGCTGTTCTCTTCTTAGGATTTCAAAATTCTACTTCGGTACAGCCAGTTGTGGCTATTGAGAGAACGGTATTTTACAGAGAAagagctgctggaatgtattctGAACTGCCATATGCCTTTGGACAG GTTATGATTGAACTTCCATACATTTTAGTGCAGACTATAACTTATGGAGGTATAGTGTATGCTATGCTTGGGTTTGAATGGACAATCAGCAAGTTCTTATGGTACATATTCATCATGTACTTCACCTTAGCATACTTCACTTTCTATGGGATGATGACTGTGGCCATTACACCCAACCACCACATTGCTGCAATAGTTTCATCTTTCTTCTATGGAATATGGAACATTTTCTCAGGATTTATTATTCCTCGAACG AGGATTCCTGTCTGGTGGAGATGGAACTATTGGGCATGCCCTATTGCTTGGACACTGTATGGATTGGTTGCTTCACAATATGGAGACATAAAGGAACCATTAGAAAGTGGTGAAACTGTGGAACATTTCCTGAGGAGTTAttttgggtttcgacatgacttTGTTGGAATTGTTGCAATTGTTATTGTTGGCATTGCTGTGCTATTTGGATTCATCTTTGCCTTCTCCATCAAAGTTTTTAACTTCCAGCACAGATGA
- the LOC110654082 gene encoding pleiotropic drug resistance protein 1-like isoform X5: MEGGDITSRVSSARLSSSNIWRNTTLEVFSKSSSHIEDDEEALKWAALEKLPTYLRVRRGILTEEEGQSREIDVNSLGLIEKRNLLERLVKIAEQDNEKFLLKLKDRIEKVGLDMPTIEVRFEHLSVETEAYVGSRALPTMFNFSANMFEGFLNYLHVLPSRKKPLSILNDVSGIIKPRRMTLLLGPPSSGKTTLLLALAGKLGKELKFSGRVTCNGHGMGEFVPQRTSAYISQYDLHIGEMTVRETLAFSARCQGVGIGYEMLAELARREKAANIKPDTDIDIYMKAAALEGQEANVVTDYILKILGLEVCADILVGDEMVRGISGGQKKRVTTGEMLVGPARALFMDEISTGLDSSTTFQIVNSLRQSIHILNGTAFVSLLQPAPETYDLFDDIILLSDGQIVYQGPRENVLEFFEYRGFRCPQRKGVADFLQEVTSKKDQEQYWAHKDEPYSFVAVKEFAEAFQSFHVGRKLGDELAIPFDKTKAHPDSLTTKKYGISKKELLKACISREYLLVKRNSFVYIFKMTQLIIMAFVTMTIFLRTEMHRNTETDGGIYLGALFYTIIVTVFNGFSELAMTIMKLPVFYKQRDLLFYPAWAYALPTWILKIPVSFVEVAVWVVMTYYVIGFDPNIGRFFKQYLILLVTSQMASAMFRLTAALGRSVIVANTVGSFALLAVLILGGFIISRDSVKKWWIWGYWFSPMMYVQNGISVNEFLGNSWNHFLPNSTEALGVAFMKSRGLFPEAYWYWIAVGALTGYIFLFNFLFTLALKYLDPFGRPQALISEEAYAEKNAAKTGESIELSSKGKSSLGKSQNAERGSASQRSASSRTPSTTVSSFSDANQNRKRGMILPFQPLSITFDEVRYAVDMPQEMKAQGITEDRLELLKGVSGAFRPGVLTALMGVSGAGKTTLMDVLAGRKTGGYIDGSISISGYPKKQETFARISGYCEQTDIHSPHVTVYESLLYSAWLRLPPEVDSDTRKMFIEEVMELVELTNLRVALVGLPGVNGLSIEQRKRLTIAVELVANPSIIFMDEPTSGLDARAAAIVMRTVRNTVDTGRTVVCTIHQPSIDIFDAFDELFLLKRGGEEIYVGPVGRHACHLIKYFEDIEGIPKIKDGYNPATWMLEITTAAQEAALGINFSDIYKNSELYRRNKALINELSKPSPGSKDLYFPTQYSQSFFTQCMACLWKQHWSYWRNPPYSAVRLLFTVFIALMFGTIFWNLGSKSTRKQDLFNAMGSMYAAVLFLGFQNSTSVQPVVAIERTVFYRERAAGMYSELPYAFGQVMIELPYILVQTITYGGIVYAMLGFEWTISKFLWYIFIMYFTLAYFTFYGMMTVAITPNHHIAAIVSSFFYGIWNIFSGFIIPRTRIPVWWRWNYWACPIAWTLYGLVASQYGDIKEPLESGETVEHFLRSYFGFRHDFVGIVAIVIVGIAVLFGFIFAFSIKVFNFQHR; this comes from the exons ATGGAAGGTGGCGATATAACCAGTAGAGTGAGTAGTGCTCGTCTAAGTAGTTCTAATATATGGAGGAACACTACCTTGGAAGTTTTCTCCAAGTCTTCTTCTCATATTGAAGATGATGAAGAAGCTCTCAAATGGGCTGCTTTAGAGAAGCTTCCTACTTATTTGCGTGTAAGGAGGGGCATTCTTACCGAAGAAGAAGGTCAATCTAGAGAGATTGATGTAAACAGCCTAGGATTAATAGAAAAAAGGAATCTTCTTGAGAGGCTAGTCAAAATTGCAGAGCAAGATAATGAGAAATTCCTGTTGAAGCTCAAGGACCGCATTGAAAA AGTTGGGCTTGACATGCCAACAATTGAGGTCCGGTTCGAGCATTTAAGTGTTGAAACGGAAGCATATGTTGGAAGCAGAGCATTACCGACAATGTTCAACTTCTCTGCTAACATGTTTGAG ggattcttgaattatCTTCATGTTCTTCCAAGTAGAAAGAAACCATTATCAATCCTCAATGATGTTAGTGGAATTATCAAGCCTCGAAG AATGACGCTGTTGTTAGGCCCACCAAGCTCAGGCAAGACCACGTTACTTTTGGCTTTGGCTGGAAAACTGGGTAAAGAACTAAAA ttttcaGGAAGAGTGACGTGCAATGGACATGGAATGGGAGAGTTTGTACCACAGAGGACATCAGCTTATATAAGTCAATATGATCTCCACATAGGAGAAATGACTGTGAGAGAAACACTGGCTTTCTCTGCAAGATGTCAAGGCGTTGGAATCGGTTATG AAATGTTAGCAGAATTAGCAAGAAGGGAAAAGGCAGCAAATATCAAACCAGACACAGATATTGATATCTACATGAAG GCAGCTGCACTAGAAGGGCAAGAGGCAAATGTTGTTACGGATTATATTCTCAAG ATTTTAGGACTTGAAGTATGTGCTGATATCTTGGTGGGTGATGAAATGGTAAGAGGCATTTCTGGTGGACAAAAGAAACGAGTTACAACAG GGGAGATGCTGGTTGGGCCAGCAAGAGCACTTTTTATGGATGAGATATCAACTGGTTTGGACAGTTCAACTACTTTCCAAATTGTTAACTCACTCAGGCAATCAATCCACATTCTCAATGGAACTGCTTTTGTCTCTCTTCTCCAGCCAGCACCAGAAACATATGATCTTTTTGATGACATAATTCTTCTGTCTGATGGACAAATTGTTTATCAAGGGCCACGCGAAAATGTGCTTGAGTTCTTTGAATACAGGGGATTCAGATGTCCTCAGAGGAAAGGAGTTGCTGACTTTTTACAAGAA GTAACATCAAAGAAAGATCAAGAGCAGTACTGGGCACATAAAGATGAGCCTTATAGCTTTGTTGCAGTGAAGGAATTTGCTGAAGCATTTCAATCATTCCATGTTGGTCGAAAGTTAGGTGATGAACTTGCCATACCATTTGACAAAACCAAAGCTCACCCTGATTCTCTAACAACTAAAAAGTATGGTATCAGCAAGAAGGAACTGTTGAAAGCTTGCATTTCCAGGGAATATTTACTCGTGAAGAGGAACTCGTTTGTATACATTTTCAAGATGACCCAA CTTATTATAATGGCTTTCGTGACAATGACAATATTTCTAAGAACGGAGATGCACCGAAACACAGAAACAGATGGTGGAATTTATTTGGGTGCCCTTTTCTACACAATCATCGTAACTGTGTTCAATGGATTCTCAGAGCTTGCAATGACCATCATGAAACTTCCTGTCTTCTACAAGCAAAGAGACCTTCTCTTCTATCCTGCATGGGCATATGCGCTACCCACATGGATTCTCAAGATCCCTGTTTCCTTTGTAGAAGTTGCTGTATGGGTGGTCATGACATATTATGTTATAGGCTTTGATCCAAACATTGGAAG GTTTTTCAAGCAGTACTTGATACTCCTAGTTACTAGCCAGATGGCATCAGCAATGTTTCGACTGACAGCTGCATTAGGAAGGAGTGTTATTGTTGCTAACACAGTTGGGTCATTTGCATTACTTGCTGTGCTAATTCTTGGTGGATTTATCATATCAAGAG ATAGTGTGAAGAAATGGTGGATATGGGGTTACTGGTTCTCACCAATGATGTATGTGCAGAATGGTATATCTGTGAATGAATTTCTTGGAAACAGTTGGAACCAT TTTCTTCCTAATTCAACAGAGGCATTAGGAGTTGCTTTCATGAAGTCTCGTGGACTTTTCCCTGAAGCATATTGGTATTGGATTGCAGTTGGAGCTTTGACAGGATATATCTTCCTATTCAATTTCCTTTTCACTTTGGCACTAAAATATCTTGATC CATTTGGCAGGCCTCAAGCACTAATATCGGAAGAGGCCTATGCTGAGAAAAATGCTGCCAAAACTGGAGAGTCAATTGAGCTATCATCAAAAGGGAAGAGCTCTCTAGGTAAGTCACAA AATGCAGAAAGAGGGAGTGCGAGCCAAAGAAGTGCCTCATCCAGGACACCTTCCACAACAGTGAGCAGCTTTAGTGATGCCAATCAAAACAGGAAACGGGGAATGATTCTACCTTTTCAACCGCTTTCCATCACTTTTGATGAAGTCAGATATGCTGTAGACATGCCACAG GAAATGAAGGCTCAAGGTATTACTGAGGATCGTTTAGAGCTTTTGAAGGGTGTTAGCGGTGCATTTAGGCCAGGAGTCCTAACAGCTCTAATGGGTGTGAGTGGTGCTGGAAAGACCACTCTAATGGATGTCTTGGCTGGAAGAAAAACGGGTGGTTACATTGACGGAAGCATCTCAATATCTGGATATCCAAAGAAGCAAGAAACTTTTGCTCGCATATCAGGATACTGTGAGCAAACTGATATCCATTCCCCACATGTGACTGTCTACGAGTCATTGCTCTATTCTGCATGGCTTCGGCTACCTCCTGAGGTTGATTCTGATACAAGAAAG ATGTTTATTGAGGAAGTCATGGAGCTTGTGGAGCTGACCAATTTAAGAGTAGCACTTGTTGGATTGCCAGGTGTAAATGGCCTATCAATTGAGCAACGCAAAAGGCTGACAATTGCGGTTGAGCTTGTTGCCAACCCATCGATAATCTTTATGGATGAGCCAACCTCTGGTCTTGATGCCAGGGCAGCAGCAATAGTTATGAGAACAGTGAGGAACACAGTGGACACTGGGCGAACTGTTGTGTGCACCATTCACCAGCCAAGCATTGACATATTTGATGCTTTTGATGAG TTATTTTTGTTGAAGAGGGGAGGGGAAGAAATTTATGTGGGTCCAGTTGGTCGACATGCTTGCCACCTGATCAAATATTTTGAG GACATTGAGGGAATTCCGAAGATTAAGGATGGTTATAATCCTGCTACTTGGATGCTGGAAATTACTACTGCAGCACAAGAAGCTGCTCTTGGTATTAACTTCTCTGATATATACAAGAACTCGGAACTATACAG GAGAAACAAGGCGTTGATCAACGAACTAAGCAAACCTTCACCAGGTTCAAAGGATCTATACTTCCCAACTCAATACTCACAGTCCTTCTTTACCCAGTGTATGGCTTGCCTATGGAAGCAGCATTGGTCATACTGGCGAAACCCTCCATACTCTGCAGTGAGACTCTTATTCACAGTATTCATAGCATTGATGTTTGGGACAATATTCTGGAATCTAGGCTCCAAAAG TACCAGAAAACAAGACCTCTTTAATGCAATGGGTTCCATGTATGCTGCTGTTCTCTTCTTAGGATTTCAAAATTCTACTTCGGTACAGCCAGTTGTGGCTATTGAGAGAACGGTATTTTACAGAGAAagagctgctggaatgtattctGAACTGCCATATGCCTTTGGACAG GTTATGATTGAACTTCCATACATTTTAGTGCAGACTATAACTTATGGAGGTATAGTGTATGCTATGCTTGGGTTTGAATGGACAATCAGCAAGTTCTTATGGTACATATTCATCATGTACTTCACCTTAGCATACTTCACTTTCTATGGGATGATGACTGTGGCCATTACACCCAACCACCACATTGCTGCAATAGTTTCATCTTTCTTCTATGGAATATGGAACATTTTCTCAGGATTTATTATTCCTCGAACG AGGATTCCTGTCTGGTGGAGATGGAACTATTGGGCATGCCCTATTGCTTGGACACTGTATGGATTGGTTGCTTCACAATATGGAGACATAAAGGAACCATTAGAAAGTGGTGAAACTGTGGAACATTTCCTGAGGAGTTAttttgggtttcgacatgacttTGTTGGAATTGTTGCAATTGTTATTGTTGGCATTGCTGTGCTATTTGGATTCATCTTTGCCTTCTCCATCAAAGTTTTTAACTTCCAGCACAGATGA